GACTGGTATACGATAAAAGAAAATATTTTTGACGCTGCAAATTGGCAGCAGGGAATAAACTGATGAATATGATTTTTTTGCCGCTTTATATCGATCCCGGAACGGGAAGCATGTTGTTTTCGATTCTCATCGGCGCTGCCGCTACGTTGTTTTTTCTTGCAAAAGCTGCGGTAATAAAAGTAAAACTCTTTTTTTCCGGTAAGAAAAACGGAAGCTTGCAGGATATTTCCGTTTGCGATCCGTACGTCATTTATTGTGAGGGTATTCAGTATTGGAACGTTTTTAAACCCGTCGTAGATGAATTTGAAAAACGGGCGATTCCGCTCGTTTATTATACGTCGGCAAAAAACGATCCCGTTTTTGAACGGCAGTATCAGTTCATACGTGCCGAATTTATCGATGAGGGCAACGCTGCGTTTGCCCGTTTGAACCTATTGAGCGCCGGTATCGTTGTCATGACGACTCCGGGACTGCAAGTGTATCAGCTTAAACGTTCAAAAAACGTAAAGCATTATGCGCACGTTTTGCACATGACGAATGACGCGACGACTTACAGACTTTTCGGTCTTGATTATTTTGATTCGGTACTCTTAACGGGTGATTATCAGAAAGACGATTTGTGTGCGTTGGAACGGCAGCGAGGCCTTCCTCCCAAGCAATTGGTAACGGTGGGCTGTTCGTATCTTGATGTACTTGCAGACAAAATGCAATCCGTACCCGACGAAGCTGAGCATCGATTTACGGTTCTTGTTTCTCCTTCCTGGGGAGCTGCGGGTCTGCTTAAACGGTTCGGAGAAAAACTTCTTGATCCGTTGGTTGCAACCGGTTGGACGATTCTTGTTCGTCCGCATCCGCAATCAAAAAAATCGGAAGCGGATACGCTTTCCCGTTTGGAAGAACGATATAAAGCGGTTCCTAATATCGAATGGGACTATAACAGGGACAATATTTATGCCATGAAACGGGCTGATATTATGATTTCAGATTTTTCCGGAATCATATTCGATTATACTTTTTTATGTGACAAACCCGTTATATATGCCAATGCAGATATTGATTTACGGCCGTATGATGCGTATGATCTGAAGAAATCGATGTGGCAGTTTACCGTTCTTGAGAAAATGGGCATTAAGTTGGAAGAAAAAGATTTTCCGCAGATAAAAGACGTTATACAAAACGCGGCTGACAGTCCTGCACTTGCCGCCGAACGTCAGCTTGCAAAACGAACCGCATGGATGCATGAAGGAGAAGCCGGCTGCAGAATTGCAGATTTCATGATTAAAACCGTTTCTGAAAAATCAACATGAAAATTGCAATTGATTGCAGAATGATCGACAGCGGAGGCATAGGCTCTTACATTTCGTCTTTGCTTCCCTATTTTGTAAATCAAAATGAATGTCTTCTTATCGGTGCGCGTACGGAGCTTGAGCAATTTGCCGCCCGGAAGAACGTGAGTATTGTTGAATGCGA
This sequence is a window from Treponema brennaborense DSM 12168. Protein-coding genes within it:
- a CDS encoding CDP-glycerol glycerophosphotransferase family protein, whose protein sequence is MNMIFLPLYIDPGTGSMLFSILIGAAATLFFLAKAAVIKVKLFFSGKKNGSLQDISVCDPYVIYCEGIQYWNVFKPVVDEFEKRAIPLVYYTSAKNDPVFERQYQFIRAEFIDEGNAAFARLNLLSAGIVVMTTPGLQVYQLKRSKNVKHYAHVLHMTNDATTYRLFGLDYFDSVLLTGDYQKDDLCALERQRGLPPKQLVTVGCSYLDVLADKMQSVPDEAEHRFTVLVSPSWGAAGLLKRFGEKLLDPLVATGWTILVRPHPQSKKSEADTLSRLEERYKAVPNIEWDYNRDNIYAMKRADIMISDFSGIIFDYTFLCDKPVIYANADIDLRPYDAYDLKKSMWQFTVLEKMGIKLEEKDFPQIKDVIQNAADSPALAAERQLAKRTAWMHEGEAGCRIADFMIKTVSEKST